Sequence from the Mycoplasma cottewii genome:
GTGTTTAGATACCTATTAAATAGAAAAGATCAAAAAACAAAAGAATCAAATAGTGAAATTGATAAAATTTTTATTCAAAATAGAAGAAGTTGAATCATTGATAATAAAACAATCATTTTAATAAAAGAATACGATTATTATGAAAACTTTAACCGAATTCCATTTTTTGGTGAATACAAAGAAACTAAAAAATTTTTAGAAAATGCAAAAGTTCGTTTTACTTCTACTGAAAAACTTATTAATAATTTAAAATCTAGTGAAAATCAATTATTATTAAACTTTTTACATTGTGAAAAATTATTATTATTTGCTTTTGATGAACTAAATTTAGAATATAACAAAGAAAGTGTTTTATTTTTATCTAAATACTATAAACAATATTGAACTATCTTTAGAGAATTAATGGTAAACGATTTTGTTGAAAATATTTTAAAAAATGAAATTTCATGTGCTATTAAAAATATTTCATGTGATGTGGAAGATGAAATTAAAAAGATTAATGATACTTTATTAGAACAAACTTTAAACTTAATTAAACAATTAAAAATTGATATTTATCAAGCTGATCTAACAATCAAAAAACGTTCTAAAAAGAAAATTTTTTCAAAGAAATTTAATATAGTAAATCAATCTTATGCTTTATTAGAAATCAGTACTTTATCAAAAACTAAAAATATTAAAAAAGCTTATAAAAGTATTTTAAAAAGATATAATCCTAACTTTAAACAAGAATATGCTTACAATAAAACAGAAATTAATAAAGTTTATGATTTTATAAAAAGACTTAAATCAATTACAAATTAAAATAATATGATATTAAGTTTGTATTTTATAATTAAATATATAGAAAATAGAAAGTTATAAAAAGATGAAAAAAGAGATAACTAGTCAATATTCAAGTATTGCTTTAGCGATGATAACGATGTGAAATTCTAAATTCTCAAAAACTATTTATAAAAGAGAAGATGGATTTTCAGTTAATTTCAATCCTATTAAAGCTTTTTCTTGATTAAATCCAACAAATAGAAATTCAAATAAAAAATTAAAAATTAAAGAATATAAAACTCCAACTATTAATTTTTTTACTAATTCATTTGACGGAACTAGAATTGCTGGAAGTATATGATTAAATTCAAAACAATCTGATAAATGAGTTGTTGGTGTTCATGGTTATAATTCTAATAGAGTAGAGGTTTTATATTTATTATGACACTATCGTCAATTAGGTTATAACATCATTACTTTTGATTTTAGAAATCATGGTGTAAGCGAAGGAAAAGTTACTACTTGAGGTTATCAAGAAAAAGGTGATTTAATCACTATTATTAAGTGATTAATTCAAAAATATAACGTTTCAACATTAGGATTAGTTGGAACTAGTATGGGTGCATTTACAATTAATTACTTTTTATTAACTGAACCTGATTTAATTAAAAAAGCAAACATTAAATGAGCGATCTCAGATTCATCTTATATGTCAGTTAAACATTTATTAAAAAAAATGGTTACTAATAATACTCCTAAGTTTTTACAAGGTTTAGGAAATGATATTTTAAAAGATATTTTAAAAGTTTATAAACAAGAATATAAAGTTAATTTAAGTGATTTAAACTTTAGAGAGTTAATTCAAACTTCAAATAAATACATACCAGTTTTATATTTCCACAACAGATATGATAAAGTTACTAATTATTTAGATAGTGTTAGAATGTGTAAGATTAAAAATAATATTGAACAAGCTAATGAAAATAAAGTAACAATTTATGATCAAGGTGTTCATCATACAAAATCAATTATTGAATTTGAAAATGATTACATAGCTAGAAGCTTGAAATTTGTTAGAAGTCATGAAAATAGTGGAAAAAACAATTAAAATAATATAGAATAAAATAAATAAAATTAAAAGACAAGTTTTATAAAATTAACTTTTTCAGAGAGCTAATGTGTGGTGTGAATTAGTAAAGTGTTTTATAAAATATCACTTTTTCTTACCGAAAAAGAACGGCATTCAGCTTAGTAGAATTTCGCGGTGGAACCGTTAATACCAACAGAGATGGATCATAGTATATTTTATGATTTAATTAGGATGGCACCGCGGTTTAATCGCTCCTTAGATAGGGCGATTTTTATTTTTAAGAAAGGATTATATTTATGGCTAATAAATTCAAAGATACATTATTAATTGGACAAACTTCTTTTGATATGAGAGCTGGTTTAAAAGATAAAGAACCTGTTTTTGAAAAATTCTGAGAAGAAAATAAAATTTATGACAAAAAAATGCAACTAAACAAAGATCTACCTAAATTTGTTTTACATGATGGTCCACCATATGCGAATGGAGATCTACACATTGGTCATGCATTAAATAAAACTTTAAAAGATATCATCATTAGATTTAAAAATGCAACAGG
This genomic interval carries:
- a CDS encoding J domain-containing protein; the protein is MMIVFLISLLVIWILFFTFVVVFRYLLNRKDQKTKESNSEIDKIFIQNRRSWIIDNKTIILIKEYDYYENFNRIPFFGEYKETKKFLENAKVRFTSTEKLINNLKSSENQLLLNFLHCEKLLLFAFDELNLEYNKESVLFLSKYYKQYWTIFRELMVNDFVENILKNEISCAIKNISCDVEDEIKKINDTLLEQTLNLIKQLKIDIYQADLTIKKRSKKKIFSKKFNIVNQSYALLEISTLSKTKNIKKAYKSILKRYNPNFKQEYAYNKTEINKVYDFIKRLKSITN
- a CDS encoding alpha/beta hydrolase; this translates as MTSQYSSIALAMITMWNSKFSKTIYKREDGFSVNFNPIKAFSWLNPTNRNSNKKLKIKEYKTPTINFFTNSFDGTRIAGSIWLNSKQSDKWVVGVHGYNSNRVEVLYLLWHYRQLGYNIITFDFRNHGVSEGKVTTWGYQEKGDLITIIKWLIQKYNVSTLGLVGTSMGAFTINYFLLTEPDLIKKANIKWAISDSSYMSVKHLLKKMVTNNTPKFLQGLGNDILKDILKVYKQEYKVNLSDLNFRELIQTSNKYIPVLYFHNRYDKVTNYLDSVRMCKIKNNIEQANENKVTIYDQGVHHTKSIIEFENDYIARSLKFVRSHENSGKNN